The window AGTGCACGACCTGATCCGGGCAACGCAACCGAGTTCATCGAGGTGAGTACGGCCACCGAGACCCGAGAGGCCGCGGTCGCGCTCGCTCGGATGGCTGTCGAGTCCCGCCTTGCCGCCGGGGCACAGATCACCGGGCCAGTCATTTCGGCGTTCTGGCACCTCGGCGAATTCGGGACTGGCGAAGAATGGCGACTTGTCCTGCGGACACGGTTCGACCTGTTTGACGACCTGCGATCCGATCTGATGAAAAACCATCCGTGGCAGAATCCCGAAATCATCGCAACGCCGATTCTCGCTGGTTCAACGGAATGTCTTGAGTGGATTCGAGCCTCGACGCGTGACGCAGTCAGCTAGGCGTCAACTTCTCGAAAACCTCCGCAACCTCGGGAACGGTGCGGAATTCGGCTAGTCCCCCAAGGACTCGGGAAAGCTGCTGCCGAGGGCGAACCGAGGCGACTCCCGCCGTGAGGTCGAGTGCCCGACTGACGGTGACGGCCGATTCCTCGACCTCTCCGGCATTCAGATACGAGTCCGCCAGCCACGACAGATAGAGCGCCTTGTCACGAGCGTATGCGTCGTCAAAATCGGCAAGAACCGCCTTCAGGATAGGTACGGCCCGGAGCGGTCGCCGCAACTCCGTCCAGCAACGTCCTGCCATGATCTGTAGCTCGCTCTCGTCGACCCAGGCCGACCAGTCAGGGTCCGGCTCCTGCCCGCCGGCCACGAGTGCCTGCTGAGCATCGTCGAGTGCTCGGGCAGTCTCATTGGCGTTACCGGCGATGGCGTGTGCCCAGGCACGACGTTCGTGAAGCAGGGCACCCGCCGAGCCGACGGCGGCGACGCCAGCCACCTCGCATGAGGCGGTGGCGAGTTGGACAGCGGCAGCCGGATCCGCCTGGATTCGCTGATAGGCAAGGAACGCGAACGCGTTGCCCGCGAGCAGCGGCTCACCGGCCTGCTCGGCCGCCGCGCGGCTTGCCTCATAGAGCCGTCCGGCTTCGGCGTGGTCGCCAGCATCGAATGCGGCCCACCCCGCCTGCTGGGCTTGCTCGGCCAGAACCGACAACAGTTCGCGGCCGGTAGCCTCCGAATACATCCCGTCTTTGATGAGAGCTTTCGTAGCCTTGTACTCACCAGCGTAGATACGAAATGTGTCACCACCGCCGAGCACATTGTCAAGGCGTCTGAGGCGCGCCGTACGCTTCCTCAGGACAGCCGGAAAATGCGAACCCACGCGGTATCTTCCGTTTTCCAGCCGGAGACCGACCGCGAACCCCGTGCCGACAGTGGCAGCCTTGAGGAAGTCTCTGCGGTGCACGGAACTGTCTCCATCCCATCGATCATCGGCAAGTAGCTGCGGGCTTTCGCCATGAGGGAAGCACTCCCACACGCGAGGGGCGAGACCCATCATCCAACCTGGGATGAGCAGCGCGTCAGAGATTTGCGCGATCTTCTCATACGACGTGATGCTGCCAACCCCGCGCGCCAATGCGCCCACACGCTCGGGCTTGATTCCGCACGCTTCGCCGATCTTGGAGTAGCTGATTCCCGCCCACTTCCTCACCAGGGCGAAGACCTGCCCGAAGTCGTGTCGCGCAAGGGCTTCCCGAACATCGGCCCGATCAAGTACGTGCGCCGGAATACCGGTTGCCGACCTGTCCGCCGTCACTCGTACACCCCCTCCCCACCGACCCGGTACCCCCATCATGGGTACCCCCACGCAGGGGAAGAGAACAGCCCCTACCAGCACGCATCGTGGATCCACATCGAATGTCACACGGGTGGGGGGATCAATGCTAGGCGCAGCAATCGTGTTCTTCGCGGTCGGCTTCGCGGTCGGACTCTTCCTTTTCAAGGTCAAACAGCGCTGGTGCCCACACTGCGGCTCGATGACGACCGCGACCGTTCCTGAACAGCCCGTTCCGGGAACACCGTCATGTCGACCGAGTTGATCATTACGGCCCGGCCGATCCTCGAACAGCCGGGAGAGCACGTTCCCGAGCGGCCATCGTGGGACTGCGGCAAGTGCGGACAGAGTTGGCCGTGCGCCAACGCGAAGTCTGACCTTCTGTACGAACACCTCACCACTCCGGCGGCCGCGCTGGTCCGCTTGGCCCTGCACATGTGGGAAGCGTTCGACGACTTTGCCGCCCGTGGCCATATACCGGCGGATCTGCGTGAACGGTTCATCGGATGGGTCCGCGATTCGCCATGAGGCAAACGATCCGACGGTCCTGTCGCCTTTCAGAGTCCAGGAAATCCATCCTCAATGACCAGAGAGAGTCAATCGGCGATGACCACAACGCAGCCGGACCCGCAAGAGCCGGTGATCCCCGTACGTAACCCGCGCTCCCGTCGGGCGGTGTTGACGGTCGGTCCGCGTCGTCTGCCGACTGACGGGTGGGTAAACGTGTGGATCGACACCGGGTCGGGACCGGGCTACGTGCGCCAGGTATGTAGCGATCGGCTCACACTCGCCGACGCTGACGATGGTGCCGGCGAGAGCGCGATCTACCACCTCCACCCCGCTCCGGCGGACATCACTAGCCAAACCTAGGACCATTAGACAGATTCTGCATCCTCCGATTCGCTCGCATATATTTCCGGCATCCGGGTTTGCGCCTGCCTCATGAATATCTGGAACACGAGATTCTCACGAAACGCCTCTGCAATCTTCTGAGGATTAATGCCCGATTCACGAATCATAAGTGAAATTAGAACCCAGTAGAGCGAAGCCGCCAGAACCCGCTTTTCTGAATCCGATAGATCTTCACCCTCATGAAGCTGATGAGCCACCCTGTTCCGTGACACTTTTACGCTCTTTATCCACAAATCAACGCGCCTGCCGAAGATATCCGCATTAATCTCATGCATCTCTGAGATTATTCGCTCTAGCCTCTGGTGATACGTCACCTGAGAAAGGAAGGCCAGGCTATCATTGAGTACATTGACGACCTCTGGGCCAAACCGAGCAAAGATTTTCCTAGCGCTACGCCTTATAGTCTTTGCCAGCCCACGATCAATACGGGCACGATCATCATAAAGTCGCCGATGCAGTCCTTCAATTGCGGACGCCAACTGAAAAAGAACTCCAGAGCTAGGAGTAGCGGCCGAAGAAAACTTAGCGTCCACAACCAGTTCACCAAGTGGCGAAATCGTGGGATTCAGCTTAATCCAGCCCGCAAGTCCCGCTAGCCCAATATCCTTGAATTTAAAAAGTGGCTCCGCCAGAGAGGTTTCGCTCCCAATCTCATCCCAAACTCTTGGACCAAATACGCGCATCCATCTGCCAGGCATATCCGAGGGCTGCACATACACCGCACGCACATTGACACGAGCATCT of the Actinoplanes sichuanensis genome contains:
- the cutA gene encoding divalent-cation tolerance protein CutA; amino-acid sequence: MTTSARPDPGNATEFIEVSTATETREAAVALARMAVESRLAAGAQITGPVISAFWHLGEFGTGEEWRLVLRTRFDLFDDLRSDLMKNHPWQNPEIIATPILAGSTECLEWIRASTRDAVS
- a CDS encoding tetratricopeptide repeat protein, which encodes MTADRSATGIPAHVLDRADVREALARHDFGQVFALVRKWAGISYSKIGEACGIKPERVGALARGVGSITSYEKIAQISDALLIPGWMMGLAPRVWECFPHGESPQLLADDRWDGDSSVHRRDFLKAATVGTGFAVGLRLENGRYRVGSHFPAVLRKRTARLRRLDNVLGGGDTFRIYAGEYKATKALIKDGMYSEATGRELLSVLAEQAQQAGWAAFDAGDHAEAGRLYEASRAAAEQAGEPLLAGNAFAFLAYQRIQADPAAAVQLATASCEVAGVAAVGSAGALLHERRAWAHAIAGNANETARALDDAQQALVAGGQEPDPDWSAWVDESELQIMAGRCWTELRRPLRAVPILKAVLADFDDAYARDKALYLSWLADSYLNAGEVEESAVTVSRALDLTAGVASVRPRQQLSRVLGGLAEFRTVPEVAEVFEKLTPS
- a CDS encoding ApeA N-terminal domain 1-containing protein; translated protein: MIHEGIFWTEVDDTKKIPGELDLSKRWPKVVVRGEIFPLFSSVLNPGVIYGEVEKLGTVTLLDSTVTHEVFSTSGNMQTIAPRYVLSGRGVLAESGDSYAAVRVELTGLESWVEIPEFSIALTGQYVSVEGRVPNPESVEIGEGFGNISLFATHGTADSSPISVRAWRAVSLCVSDASPSSLDEVVDSYVEPLRTIVSICVDARVNVRAVYVQPSDMPGRWMRVFGPRVWDEIGSETSLAEPLFKFKDIGLAGLAGWIKLNPTISPLGELVVDAKFSSAATPSSGVLFQLASAIEGLHRRLYDDRARIDRGLAKTIRRSARKIFARFGPEVVNVLNDSLAFLSQVTYHQRLERIISEMHEINADIFGRRVDLWIKSVKVSRNRVAHQLHEGEDLSDSEKRVLAASLYWVLISLMIRESGINPQKIAEAFRENLVFQIFMRQAQTRMPEIYASESEDAESV